Proteins from a genomic interval of Schistosoma mansoni strain Puerto Rico chromosome 2, complete genome:
- a CDS encoding putative pra1 protein, with amino-acid sequence MRSVPLRSFNDFLGFGARYSIPRGCKWNERMVSNLIYYQSNYFLLSLIIIILLSALNPIPVLTGLLVICLPLMILLFLDTTTLNTINQPKILVPVCIVIAMLLIRFISRIILFFCVLLVPVLSKFQREINIMIEISSMPSCPL; translated from the exons ATGCGTTCAGTACCTTTACGATCTTTCAATGACTTTTTAGGCTTTGGCGCTCGATACAGTATACCCAGAGGATGTAAATGGAATGAACGAATGGTTTCAAATCTAATTTATTATCAATCGAATTACTTCCTTTTAAGcttgattataataatattactcAG cGCTCTTAATCCCATTCCCGTATTAACAGGACTTCTTGTGATATGCTTACCCTTGATGATTCTCCTATTTTTAGATACAACAACCCTTAACACCATTAACCAACCAAAGATACTTGTACCTGTATGTATTGTCATCGCCATGTTACTGATTCGTTTCATATCTCGAATAATCCTTTTCTTTTGTGTTCTACTTGTCCCAGTACTAAGTAAGTTTCAACgtgaaataaatataatgatTGAAATCAGCAGTATGCCTTCATGCCCTCTGTAG
- a CDS encoding putative pra1 protein → MRSVPLRSFNDFLGFGARYSIPRGCKWNERMVSNLIYYQSNYFLLSLIIIILLSALNPIPVLTGLLVICLPLMILLFLDTTTLNTINQPKILVPVCIVIAMLLIRFISRIILFFCVLLVPVLTVCLHALCRQRNLKNRVCKLVESVRIGEQRTLMGYMLEVFGVDVRLLTIDN, encoded by the exons ATGCGTTCAGTACCTTTACGATCTTTCAATGACTTTTTAGGCTTTGGCGCTCGATACAGTATACCCAGAGGATGTAAATGGAATGAACGAATGGTTTCAAATCTAATTTATTATCAATCGAATTACTTCCTTTTAAGcttgattataataatattactcAG cGCTCTTAATCCCATTCCCGTATTAACAGGACTTCTTGTGATATGCTTACCCTTGATGATTCTCCTATTTTTAGATACAACAACCCTTAACACCATTAACCAACCAAAGATACTTGTACCTGTATGTATTGTCATCGCCATGTTACTGATTCGTTTCATATCTCGAATAATCCTTTTCTTTTGTGTTCTACTTGTCCCAGTACTAA CAGTATGCCTTCATGCCCTCTGTAGACAACGCAATTTAAAGAACAGAGTTTGTAAACTTGTGGAATCAGTTCGCATTGGAGAACAAAGAACATTAATGGGATATATGCTGGAAGTATTTGGTGTAGATGTACGACTGCTTACTATCGATAATTAG